In Entelurus aequoreus isolate RoL-2023_Sb linkage group LG02, RoL_Eaeq_v1.1, whole genome shotgun sequence, one genomic interval encodes:
- the cog4 gene encoding conserved oligomeric Golgi complex subunit 4, whose product MWKMADSGSLAPRRCGSGNLPSVSMDSISALTELEDLEKVYQQLCVEEEAVEAELDQLVGQEGTIHTKMLALQRMGPNLQLIGGDASQLSGMITFTCSLAENVSRKVRQLDLAKTRLYNVIQRADDILDLKFCTDGVQTALHNEDYEQAAAHIHRYLSLDQSVIELSRQGEESSAVDASLLLLQEAEQKLKVIVGKKLDEAVAAVDLPQVERFFKIFPLLGLHQQGLTRFGKYLCSQLASKADENLLLATGGDLSDKRAPLVFADTLTLLLEGIARVVETHQPIVETYYGPGHLYTLITHLQQECDQQAQKIVDKFIQQREYRNKFQVVQSSMMKSMPGERIEPREMDPVLAEVTLMNARAELYLRFLRRRMLADFEVGDAQSVTPEHQQNVETLLKHCVLSRNMQELIGYYIPMEEYYMRESVNKAVTMDTYEKGQLTSSMVDDCFYIVKKCISRALSSSSIDCLCAMINHANSVLESDFREVLYNKLRQGFPATTLQDIQRGVSSAVSLMQSSLQQGKFNTEFNIESTENAKAAFLVTLNNAEVCSENVSTLKRNLENDCSKLFSQGPGSGDQAKIESCLSDLVNTSTKFKDLLQEGLTELNTTAIKPQVKPWISCFLSISHNIEEEEFNDYEANDPWVQQLIVNLEQLMAEFKTALSPVIYDTLTSLMTSLISIEMEKTVLKCSFNRLGGLQFDKELRSLVAYLTTVTTWTIRDKFARLTQMATILNLERVTEILDYWGPNSGPLTWRLTPAEVRQVLALRVDFRSEDIKRLRL is encoded by the exons ATGTGGAAGATGGCTGACAGCGGGTCGCTCGCACCGAGACGATGCGGCTCTGGTAATCTGCCCTCTGTTAGTATGGACTCTATCTCGGCGCTGACGGAGCTGGAGGACCTGGAGAAAGTTTATCAGCAACTATGTGTTGAGGAG GAAGCAGTGGAGGCTGAGCTGGACCAGCTGGTGGGCCAGGAGGGAACGATTCACACAAAAATGCTGGCCCTTCAAAGAATGgg GCCCAACCTACAGTTGATTGGAGGAGATGCCAGCCAGCTGTCAGGCATGATCACATTTACCTGCAGCCTAGCAGAGAATGTCAGTCGCAAAGTCAGACAGCTAGATCTGGCGAAG acaCGACTATATAATGTCATCCAGCGTGCTGATGACATACTTGATCTGAAGTTCTGTACGGATGGCGTGCAGACAGCTCTGCATAATGAAGATTACGAACAGGCAGCTGCTCACATCCACAGATACCTTTCTCTGGACCAGTCTGTCATTGAGCTGAGCAGGCAGGGAGAAGAAA GTAGTGCTGTGGATGCCAGTCTGTTACTGCTACAAGAGGCTGAGCAGAAACTGAAGGTTATCGTCGGCAAAAAGTTGGATGAAGCTGTGGCTGCAGTAGACCTGCCGCAGGTGGAGAGGTTTTTCAAGATCTTTCCTCTGTTGGGCCTCCACCAGCAGGGCCTCACTCGCTTCGGAAAATATCTCTGCAGTCAG CTTGCCTCCAAAGCTGATGAGAACCTGCTGTTGGCAACAGGAGGAGACCTGAGCGACAAAAGAGCTCCACTCGTATTTGCGGATACTCTGACACTTTTGCTAGAAG GCATTGCTCGCGTCGTTGAGACGCATCAGCCCATCGTAGAGACGTATTACGGTCCAGGCCACCTGTATACTCTCATTACACATTTGCAGCAAGAATGTGACCAGCAGGCACAGAAGATAGTAGACAAGTTCATTCAGCAGCGGGAATACCGCAACAAG TTTCAGGTTGTCCAAAGCAGCATGATGAAGAGCATGCCTGGGGAGAGGATCGAGCCCAG AGAGATGGATCCTGTATTAGCAGAAGTCACCTTAATGAATGCTAGGGCGGAGCTTTACCTGCGTTTTCTGCGTCGGCGTATGTTGGCAGACTTTGAAGTTGGCGATGCTCAGAGCGTCACACCAG AGCATCAGCAGAATGTGGAGACGCTGCTGAAACATTGCGTGCTCAGCAGGAACATGCAGGAGCTGATTGGCTATTACATACCAATGGAGGAATACTACATGAGGGAGTCTGTAAACAAG GCTGTTACAATGGATACCTATGAGAAAGGTCAGCTGACTTCCAGCATGGTGGATGATTGCTTCTACATCGTAAAAAAGTGCATCAGTCGAGCTCTGTCCAGCTCCAGTATCGACTGCCTGTGTGCAATGATCAACCACGCCAACTCGGTGCTGGAATCCGACTTTAG GGAGGTGCTGTACAACAAACTGCGCCAGGGCTTCCCTGCGACCACGCTGCAGGACATCCAGCGTGGCGTCAGTAGTGCCGTCAGCCTGATGCAGAGCAGCTTGCAGCAGGGAAAGTTCAACACAGAATTCAACATCGAGAGCACTGAAAATGCCAAAGCTGCCTTTTTG GTGACTCTCAACAATGCTGAAGTATGCAGCGAGAACGTCTCCACTCTGAAGAGAAACCTTGAG AACGACTGCTCCAAGCTGTTCAGTCAGGGGCCCGGTTCTGGTGACCAAGCCAAGATCGAAAGCTGCTTGTCGGACCTTGTCAACACATCTACAAAGTTCAAGGACCTTTTGCAG GAGGGCCTGACTGAGTTGAACACAACAGCCATAAAGCCTCAAGTCAAACCCTGGATCAGCTGCTTCTTGTCCATCTCACATAACATAGAGGAG GAGGAATTTAATGATTACGAAGCAAACGACCCCTGGGTGCAGCAGCTCATTGTTAACTTGGAGCAGCTGATGGCGGAGTTCAAG ACCGCTCTCTCACCTGTAATCTACGACACGCTGACCAGCCTGATGACCAGCCTCATATCCATTGAGATGGAGAAGACGGTGCTTAAGTGCTCCTTCAACAGG CTTGGTGGGCTGCAGTTTGATAAAGAACTTCGTTCCCTCGTGGCTTATCTCACCACTGTGACCACCTGGACCATCAGGGACAAGTTTGCTCGCCTCACACAAATGGCCACCATCCTCAACCTGGAGCGG GTAACGGAGATCTTGGACTATTGGGGACCAAACTCCGGCCCCCTGACGTGGCGTTTGACCCCAGCAGAGGTGCGTCAGGTTCTCGCTCTGCGCGTGGACTTCAGAAGTGAGGACATCAAGAGGCTGCGACTGTGA
- the LOC133663353 gene encoding uncharacterized protein LOC133663353, with protein sequence MLTHPEEAVMELSRTEGREASNGQQLMDTDCEQDTAYLVEADANVVTVTVNDSDLDSSLNGILVAAQGEPMEDRIVEEVMVKNLLPSKTKSQRRSLIWRHFERLESLDTCQCLICNKKIKCSGEGSTSNLHRHISKLHPHVNLLSGEVLNQPTSFHTKSEHRRKTCPAKVTKDVAVSDVLQVSQATAGERCLFRRELELIEALRRTQREEAQALVHQRELVEKLRAIGAREVTFEKEQIESLRRAQQEEAQHLSKLREELETEKAVLQKK encoded by the exons ATGCTAACACACCCCGAAGAGGCTGTCATGGAACTTAGTAGGACAGAAGGGCGAGAAGCTTCGAATGGACAACAGCTCATGGACACTGACTGTGAGCAAG ACACAGCGTACCTGGTTGAGGCAGACGCCAATGTCGTCACTGTCACTGTAAATGACTCTGACCTTGATTCGTCACTAAACGGCATCCTTGTAGCTGCGCAGGGAGAGCCCATGGAAGACAGAATAGTTGAAGAAGTCATGGTCAAAAATCTGCTTCCTTCAAAGACGAAATCGCAGCGTCGGAGTTTGATCTGGAGGCACTTTGAGCGTTTGGAAAGTTTAGATACTTGTCAATGTTTGATTTGCAATAAGAAGATAAAGTGTTCTGGGGAGGGCAGCACCAGCAACTTGCACAGACACATTTCAAAGTTACACCCGCATGTGAATTTGCTATCAGGCGAGGTGCTGAATCAGCCAACATCTTTTCATACAAAGTCAGAGCATCGTAGGAAGACATGTCCAGCAAAGGTCACCAAGGATGTAGCAGTTTCAG ATGTGCTGCAGGTTTCACAGGCAACTGCAGGAGAGCGGTGTCTTTTTAGGAGGGAGCTGGAGTTGATAGAAGCTCTGAGAAGGACACAAAGGGAGGAGGCACAGGCTCTGGTGCATCAGAGGGAGCTTGTAGAGAAGCTGAGGGCTATCGGCGCCAGAGAGGTGACGTTCGAGAAAGAGCAAATTGAATCTCTCAGGAGAGCACAGCAGGAGGAAGCCCAACATTTAAGCAAACTGAGAGAAGAGCTGGAGACAGAAAAGGCGGTGTTGCAGAAAAAATAG
- the LOC133634482 gene encoding uncharacterized protein LOC133634482 isoform X4, whose amino-acid sequence MLRHLRAKHPEVTVMELVEVNLKEADSNIITVNDTDFDSSLNGIPEAALTESTEDRIVKEVVVQKPLPSKTKSRRRSMIWRHFERLESLDACQCLICNTKIKYSPEGSTGNLHKHMSKRHPHVNVKTGEVLNQPTSNTSSELKSPHRQKTCPANVTNDVAVLDVLQVSQATAGERRVFRRELELIEAIRRTQREEAKAVEHQRELVEKLRAISTREAALEKKHIESLRRAQQDEAQNLSKQREELEREKAALQRK is encoded by the exons TAGAAGTGAATCTGAAGGAGGCAGACTCTAACATTATCACTGTAAACGACACTGACTTTGATTCTTCACTAAATGGCATCCCTGAAGCTGCACTAACAGAGTCCACGGAAGACAGAATAGTAAAAGAAGTCGTGGTCCAAAAGCCGCTCCCTTCAAAGACGAAATCGCGACGTCGGAGTATGATCTGGAGACACTTTGAGCGCTTGGAAAGTTTAGATGCTTGTCAGTGTTTGATTTGCAATACGAAGATAAAGTACTCGCCTGAGGGCAGCACTGGCAACCTgcacaaacacatgtcaaaaagaCACCCACATGTGAACGTTAAAACCGGCGAGGTGCTGAATCAACCAACATCCAACACATCCTCAGAACTAAAGTCACCGCATCGTCAGAAGACATGTCCAGCAAATGTCACCAATGATGTAGCAGTTTTAG ATGTGCTCCAGGTTTCACAGGCAACTGCAGGAGAGAGGCGTGTTTTTAGGAGGGAGCTGGAGTTGATAGAAGCTATTAGAAGGACGCAGAGGGAGGAGGCGAAGGCTGTAGAGCATCAGAGGGAGCTTGTCGAGAAGCTGAGGGCTATCAGCACCAGAGAGGCTGCTCTTGAGAAAAAGCATATTGAATCTCTTAGGAGAGCACAGCAGGACGAAGCCCAAAACTTAAGCAAACAAAGAGAAGAACTCGAAAGAGAAAAGGCGGCGTTGCAAAGGAAATAG